From the genome of Gloeocapsa sp. DLM2.Bin57, one region includes:
- the msrA gene encoding peptide-methionine (S)-S-oxide reductase has product MLETIVLGGGCFWCVESVFQNVQGVSAVESGYAGGNTKNPNYNQVCSGKTGHAEVVKITFDTEKIALEEILEIFFVVSHDPTTLNRQGNDVGTQYRSIILWENPQQLQTAKAVIERLDTAKTFPNPIVTELQQLGDYYRAEEYHQNYFNRNPYQPYCLFSIPPKLSKLKKYFPEKMLA; this is encoded by the coding sequence ATGTTAGAAACAATCGTTTTAGGTGGTGGCTGTTTTTGGTGCGTTGAATCCGTCTTTCAAAACGTCCAAGGTGTCAGCGCGGTTGAGTCTGGTTACGCGGGTGGAAATACCAAAAACCCTAACTATAACCAGGTTTGTTCAGGAAAAACAGGACACGCAGAAGTAGTTAAAATAACCTTTGATACAGAGAAAATTGCTCTAGAAGAAATCCTGGAAATCTTTTTTGTCGTCAGTCACGATCCTACTACCTTAAATAGACAAGGAAATGATGTCGGTACACAATATCGCTCAATTATCCTGTGGGAAAATCCCCAACAACTACAAACCGCGAAAGCAGTTATAGAGAGATTAGATACAGCTAAAACTTTCCCTAACCCTATTGTCACTGAGTTACAGCAATTAGGGGATTATTATCGAGCTGAAGAATATCACCAAAACTACTTTAATCGCAATCCCTATCAACCCTATTGTCTATTTAGTATCCCTCCCAAACTCTCCAAACTGAAAAAATATTTTCCTGAAAAAATGTTAGCCTAG
- a CDS encoding SDR family oxidoreductase — translation MNNALITGASQGIGEAFAQELASRKTNLVLVARSADKLQELAKQLQDQKQIKVEVIPLDLTAPGACQQLYQRVSDLGIEIDLLINNAGFGDYGAFADRKLAKQLEMIQLNITALVELTYLFLGEMQQRQRGAILNISSIAGFQPLPYLSTYAATKAFVLSFSESLWAENRTSGVKIMAVCPGPTESNFSQVAEFPKSNSNSPSKAASAIQVVKEALQALEKDQPTVVTGGLANQVIVNLPRFFPRETLVNLVEKQFRSN, via the coding sequence ATGAACAACGCCTTAATCACAGGAGCTTCTCAAGGAATTGGTGAAGCTTTCGCTCAAGAGTTAGCCTCCCGTAAAACTAACCTTGTGCTTGTAGCTCGTTCCGCAGATAAGTTACAAGAGTTGGCTAAACAACTACAAGACCAAAAACAAATTAAAGTAGAGGTAATACCCCTAGATTTAACCGCACCTGGTGCTTGTCAGCAACTATATCAAAGAGTTTCCGACTTAGGGATTGAGATTGACTTACTAATCAATAACGCGGGTTTCGGTGACTATGGCGCTTTTGCTGATAGAAAGCTAGCTAAACAACTAGAAATGATTCAACTGAATATAACCGCTTTAGTGGAGTTAACCTATCTTTTCCTAGGAGAAATGCAGCAACGTCAACGAGGAGCAATTCTGAATATATCCTCCATCGCAGGATTCCAACCCCTACCCTATCTCTCTACTTACGCTGCGACAAAAGCTTTTGTCTTGAGTTTTAGCGAGTCTCTCTGGGCAGAAAATCGCACTTCTGGTGTTAAGATTATGGCAGTATGTCCAGGACCAACGGAATCCAACTTTTCTCAAGTAGCTGAGTTCCCCAAATCCAATAGTAACTCCCCATCGAAAGCTGCTTCAGCTATACAGGTAGTAAAAGAAGCTCTCCAAGCTCTGGAAAAGGATCAACCTACCGTAGTTACAGGAGGATTAGCTAATCAAGTCATCGTTAATTTACCCCGCTTTTTCCCGAGAGAAACTCTGGTAAATTTAGTAGAAAAACAATTTAGAAGCAATTAG
- the proS gene encoding proline--tRNA ligase has product MRLSQKLFVTLREEPAEAEITSHKLLLRAGYIRRIGSGVYVYLPLMWRVLQKISQIIREEMNATGASECLLPQLQPAELWRESGRWDTYTKAEGIMFSLKDRQDRELGLGPTHEEVITAIAKDMIKSYRQLPIHLYQIQSKFRDEIRPRFGLMRGREFIMKDGYSFHSDQESLLKTYQDMDQAYRNIFSRCGLEFCAVEADSGAIGGSGSQEFMVLAAAGEDEVLYTADGSYAANVEKANSLPPVAETSPFTNYELRESPHTETIAKLCDYFQCSPTTVVKNILYEAVYDSGILALVLVNIRGDQEINEVKLQNELTKLAPQYQANTLLSLKVAEAETAHRWASKPLSWGYLAPNLSNDYLVSHPEIASEFICFVDETAVKLTNFVTGTNQKGYHGVGANWGKEFTLPEKVVNVRKAKPGDILSNDSQQVLLSARGIEVGHIFQLGNKYSQAMGATYTNEEGEEIPLVMGCYGIGVSRLAQAAVEQNHDKNGMIWPVSIAPYQVIVVIPNTGDTEQVAIATQIYQELTQKGIETILDDRDERAGVKFKDADLIGIPYRVVTGRSLKEGKVELVKRATGASELISLEELTTTLVNYLSQEL; this is encoded by the coding sequence ATGCGACTATCTCAAAAACTGTTTGTCACACTAAGGGAAGAACCAGCAGAAGCAGAAATAACCAGTCATAAGTTATTATTGCGTGCGGGATATATTAGAAGAATTGGTAGCGGTGTTTATGTTTATCTACCCTTAATGTGGCGAGTATTGCAAAAAATCTCTCAAATCATTCGGGAAGAAATGAACGCTACAGGAGCATCAGAATGTTTACTACCACAGCTACAACCCGCGGAATTGTGGAGAGAATCAGGAAGGTGGGATACCTATACCAAAGCAGAAGGGATCATGTTTAGTCTCAAAGATAGACAGGATCGCGAATTAGGGTTAGGCCCCACTCACGAAGAGGTGATCACAGCGATCGCCAAAGACATGATCAAATCCTATCGACAACTACCTATACATTTATACCAGATTCAGAGTAAATTTCGTGATGAAATTCGCCCCCGTTTTGGTTTAATGCGCGGAAGAGAATTTATCATGAAAGACGGTTACTCCTTCCATAGCGATCAAGAAAGTTTATTAAAAACCTATCAAGACATGGATCAAGCCTATCGTAATATTTTTAGTCGTTGTGGATTAGAATTTTGTGCAGTAGAAGCAGATTCTGGGGCGATTGGGGGTTCAGGATCACAAGAATTTATGGTTTTAGCAGCAGCGGGAGAAGACGAAGTTTTATATACAGCAGATGGAAGTTATGCAGCTAACGTCGAGAAAGCCAACTCTTTACCACCAGTAGCAGAAACTTCACCCTTTACTAATTATGAACTTAGAGAGAGTCCTCATACTGAAACCATAGCCAAACTCTGTGATTATTTTCAATGTTCCCCTACAACCGTAGTTAAAAATATCCTTTACGAAGCGGTTTACGACTCAGGAATTTTAGCCCTAGTTTTAGTGAATATTCGCGGAGATCAAGAAATTAACGAAGTCAAGCTACAGAATGAGTTAACTAAACTAGCACCCCAATATCAAGCTAATACCCTCTTATCCCTCAAAGTAGCCGAAGCAGAAACAGCCCATAGATGGGCGAGTAAACCCTTATCTTGGGGATATTTAGCCCCTAATCTGAGTAATGATTATCTGGTTAGTCATCCTGAGATAGCCTCAGAGTTTATTTGTTTTGTGGATGAAACCGCGGTTAAATTAACCAATTTTGTAACAGGAACTAATCAAAAAGGTTACCACGGAGTAGGGGCTAATTGGGGTAAAGAGTTTACCCTACCTGAGAAAGTAGTTAATGTCAGAAAAGCTAAACCAGGAGATATCCTCTCTAATGACTCCCAACAAGTTTTACTCAGCGCTAGAGGAATAGAAGTTGGACACATTTTTCAATTAGGGAATAAATATTCTCAAGCAATGGGTGCTACCTATACCAACGAAGAGGGAGAAGAGATACCTTTAGTGATGGGATGTTATGGTATTGGGGTATCACGTCTAGCTCAAGCCGCAGTAGAGCAAAATCACGATAAAAATGGTATGATTTGGCCCGTTAGTATTGCTCCTTATCAAGTAATCGTAGTTATTCCTAATACTGGAGATACCGAGCAAGTCGCCATAGCTACCCAAATCTACCAAGAGTTAACCCAAAAAGGTATCGAAACTATTCTAGACGATCGCGATGAAAGAGCGGGAGTTAAGTTTAAAGATGCAGATTTAATCGGTATTCCTTATCGTGTAGTTACAGGGCGATCGCTCAAAGAGGGTAAAGTAGAACTAGTCAAACGAGCTACAGGAGCATCTGAGTTGATTTCCCTTGAGGAGTTAACTACTACCCTGGTTAATTATTTATCACAGGAGTTATAG
- a CDS encoding DUF2993 domain-containing protein, with protein MYITGFLLEFYLNYPKLEITIMEVITIFLTSLMAVIGTGGIIAEEEVAKAIRDRVTDVETLAVRIDNRPIHRLLGGKIDRLSIATRGLLLIPEVRIDLLEIETDPIDIPDFAVGEEIISRRILSQPIQLGMRLILKEDDLNEALRSQVVKSYLETRIPQSRNYQLISVEVKLNEDNRLEINLELYSKPKEETMNIIVNFGLAVKQGHQLEIIEPVATINERRVSPRFLDRYIQNNLEDLNLQRLDSEGIISRVLHLEVDEDSLSIVTFIRLEELPEIEISKREKGN; from the coding sequence ATGTATATTACTGGTTTTTTATTGGAGTTTTACTTAAATTACCCCAAATTAGAAATAACAATTATGGAAGTAATCACAATTTTTTTAACTAGTTTGATGGCTGTGATTGGTACTGGTGGTATCATTGCTGAAGAAGAAGTAGCTAAAGCGATACGCGATCGCGTTACTGACGTAGAAACTTTAGCAGTCAGGATTGATAATCGACCTATCCACAGACTATTAGGAGGTAAAATAGATAGACTGAGTATAGCTACAAGAGGTTTATTATTAATTCCTGAAGTTAGAATAGATTTATTAGAAATTGAAACAGATCCTATAGACATACCTGATTTTGCTGTAGGAGAAGAAATTATCAGTAGAAGAATTCTTTCTCAACCAATACAATTAGGGATGAGATTAATACTTAAAGAAGATGATTTAAACGAAGCTTTAAGATCCCAGGTAGTAAAATCTTATTTAGAAACTAGAATACCTCAAAGTAGAAATTATCAATTAATCTCTGTTGAAGTCAAACTCAATGAAGATAATAGGTTAGAGATAAATCTAGAGTTATACTCTAAGCCAAAAGAGGAAACGATGAATATTATAGTTAATTTCGGTTTAGCAGTAAAACAAGGTCACCAATTGGAAATTATCGAACCAGTAGCGACTATTAATGAGAGAAGAGTCTCACCAAGATTTCTAGATCGATATATTCAAAATAATCTAGAGGATTTAAATTTACAACGTTTAGATTCAGAAGGAATTATTTCTCGGGTTTTACATTTAGAAGTCGATGAGGATAGTTTAAGTATAGTTACTTTTATTAGGTTAGAAGAATTACCCGAGATTGAAATAAGCAAGAGGGAAAAGGGAAATTAA
- a CDS encoding chlororespiratory reduction protein 7 encodes MPDSIMYQEDDTYVVLETGLPEQFLTSEELLLKLETVINNYPESLPRELNKFSSTYEKAQHLLQNYCDFDLEPGQYLQWYLVRLEK; translated from the coding sequence ATGCCTGATTCTATAATGTACCAAGAAGATGACACTTACGTTGTCCTAGAAACTGGGTTACCTGAACAATTTCTCACCTCAGAGGAGTTGTTGTTAAAGCTTGAAACCGTGATTAATAACTATCCCGAAAGTTTGCCGAGAGAATTAAATAAGTTTTCTTCTACTTACGAAAAAGCCCAACATCTCTTACAAAATTATTGTGATTTTGATTTAGAACCAGGTCAATATCTACAATGGTATCTTGTTCGTTTAGAAAAGTAA
- a CDS encoding YdiU family protein: MTTSESNPWLNLNYETALENLGEEYFDVVKAAQFPTHILRFRNDRLLPRLGLKPEEVSDRDFSEAFGEFRGVRPFLALRYHGYQFGYYNPYLGDGRGFIYGQIRGRDGRLYDLGTKGSGTTPYSRNADGRLTLKGGVREVLAAEALWQLGVNSSACLSLIETGESLWRDDEPSPTRAAVMVRCNNSHIRFGTFERLHYLKRPDLVERLLEHVIDYYYPHLAGKSERYALFYAELVARVANLAAQWMAAGFCHGVLNTDNMSITGESFDYGPYAFILTYDPKFTAAYFDYSGLYSYGNQPWICRLNLEKLQIPLSLVIPVADLEGGLAQFDEHYHSAYRALMLNKLGFASLDNPEGNLLLAETITLLKESEVGYHQFFAELALQFNYSWSEAPDTILENLSISARNLESWRQLYQRCLQQQDLDTVGKRLLEANPRTALLRPIIESVWEAIAIDDNWQPFQELLRRLQNKD; this comes from the coding sequence ATGACAACATCAGAATCTAACCCCTGGTTAAATTTAAATTACGAAACCGCCTTGGAAAACTTGGGAGAGGAATATTTTGATGTAGTCAAAGCTGCACAATTTCCTACTCATATCTTACGTTTCCGCAACGATCGCCTGTTACCAAGGTTAGGATTAAAACCAGAAGAAGTAAGCGATCGCGATTTTAGCGAAGCCTTTGGCGAATTTAGGGGGGTACGTCCTTTTTTAGCCTTAAGGTATCACGGCTATCAATTTGGCTATTATAACCCTTATTTAGGAGATGGTAGAGGATTTATTTATGGACAAATCCGCGGGAGAGATGGACGTCTTTACGATTTAGGAACAAAAGGATCTGGTACTACGCCATATTCTCGTAATGCTGATGGCAGATTAACCCTCAAAGGAGGAGTCAGAGAAGTATTAGCCGCGGAAGCTTTATGGCAATTGGGCGTAAATAGCTCAGCTTGTTTAAGTTTAATTGAGACGGGAGAGTCTTTATGGCGAGATGACGAACCCTCTCCGACTCGGGCTGCAGTAATGGTACGTTGCAATAATTCACATATACGATTTGGTACATTTGAACGATTACACTATCTCAAACGACCTGACTTAGTGGAGAGATTGCTAGAACACGTAATTGACTATTATTATCCCCATTTAGCAGGAAAAAGCGAGCGCTATGCTTTATTTTATGCTGAATTAGTGGCTAGAGTCGCCAACTTAGCAGCCCAATGGATGGCAGCCGGTTTTTGTCATGGAGTACTCAATACAGATAATATGTCTATTACAGGGGAAAGTTTTGACTATGGACCTTACGCCTTTATTCTCACCTACGATCCTAAATTTACTGCTGCTTATTTTGACTATAGTGGTTTATACAGTTATGGCAATCAACCCTGGATATGTCGTTTAAATTTAGAGAAATTACAGATCCCCTTAAGCTTAGTCATTCCCGTTGCCGATTTAGAAGGAGGTTTAGCACAATTTGATGAACATTATCATAGTGCTTATCGAGCTTTGATGTTAAATAAATTAGGTTTTGCTAGTTTAGACAATCCCGAAGGCAATCTCTTACTAGCAGAAACCATTACTTTACTTAAAGAGTCTGAAGTGGGGTATCATCAGTTTTTTGCTGAATTAGCCCTACAATTTAATTATAGTTGGTCAGAGGCTCCAGATACTATCTTAGAGAACCTTTCCATCAGTGCAAGGAATTTAGAGAGTTGGCGTCAACTATATCAACGTTGTTTACAGCAACAAGACTTAGATACAGTAGGTAAACGTCTGTTAGAAGCTAACCCCCGTACAGCCTTACTCAGACCAATTATTGAGTCTGTATGGGAGGCTATTGCTATAGATGACAACTGGCAACCCTTTCAGGAGTTATTGAGACGGTTACAGAATAAAGATTAA
- a CDS encoding nitrate reductase associated protein produces the protein MKTEFFNFEADFVDNLRCIPMIVRFKLDTCGVKLKLTHWNNFSGEERQLLVSLPCNNNNEAIAYKNFLQSLIVQKTSTPAAEIAINPKPPWLDANTIPPEVRAKALEFAITISITQWQSLTPLQRFALIKLSRPSHENSNFYPALLEFNLT, from the coding sequence ATGAAAACCGAATTTTTCAACTTTGAAGCCGATTTTGTGGATAACTTACGTTGTATCCCCATGATAGTGCGATTTAAACTAGATACCTGTGGTGTTAAATTAAAACTGACTCACTGGAATAACTTTAGTGGAGAAGAAAGACAACTGTTAGTCTCTCTCCCCTGTAATAATAACAACGAAGCTATAGCCTATAAAAACTTCCTCCAGAGTCTGATAGTGCAAAAAACTAGCACACCGGCTGCAGAAATAGCCATTAACCCTAAGCCACCTTGGCTAGATGCTAATACTATCCCTCCAGAAGTAAGGGCTAAAGCCTTAGAATTTGCCATTACTATCAGTATAACACAATGGCAAAGTCTGACACCCCTACAACGCTTCGCTTTAATTAAATTGAGTCGCCCTAGTCACGAGAATAGCAATTTTTATCCTGCTTTACTAGAATTTAATCTTACCTAA
- a CDS encoding nitrate reductase codes for MIDSVKTLCPYCGVGCGLQVLLQKTNTASVNPTWKVTGDRLHPSSQGMVCVKGATVTESLSNNRLEYPMIRESLEQPFRRCTWDEALNKIVERIKLVGSTQGADAICMYGSGQFHTEDYYTAQKLLKGCLGTNNFDANSRLCMSSAVSAYQESLGSDGPPCCYDDLEETDCAFLIGTNTAECHPIVFNRLHKHLKRNRKAKLIVVDPRRTKTAEAADLHLAIQPGTDIDLLNGIAHLLLRWGAIDSYFIDECTQGFPQYAQIIAEYPPERVAKTCGISVNEIIQAAKYWSEAHRVLSLWSMGINQSSEGTAKARTLINLHLMTGNIGKPGAGPFSLTGQPNAMGGREAGGLAQLLPGYRSVVNAEHRREVEQFWGLPSNSISPHKGKDVWQMIIGLEQQEVGLLWIAATNPAVSMPDLERTKAALLKSPFTIYQDAYYPTETSAYAHILLPAAQWSEKTGTMTNSERMVTILPQFRLPPGEAKADWQIFAEVGKRLGFTQQFNFSDAAAVHAEFVQLTRGRLCDMTGITHAKLSIHGPRQWPCSEGQSTDNQRLYTDFRFLTPDGRARFGAYHSRGLAEPPNPDYPYILTVGRLYGHWHTQTRTGHIAKINKMHPHPFLEIHPRDAAKLNINDTEWLEVRSLRGKARFPVQITKNITPGTVFVPMHWGSLWADDAEANSLTHPEACPTSRQPELKACAVQLIPVNNLQQPQKTSSMSLSSL; via the coding sequence ATGATTGACTCAGTAAAAACTCTTTGTCCTTATTGTGGTGTGGGTTGTGGGTTACAAGTATTACTCCAGAAAACAAATACAGCATCCGTTAACCCCACCTGGAAAGTCACAGGCGATCGCCTCCACCCTTCTAGTCAAGGGATGGTCTGTGTCAAAGGAGCAACAGTTACTGAATCTTTGTCCAACAATCGTTTAGAATACCCGATGATTAGGGAATCCCTCGAACAACCCTTTCGACGTTGCACTTGGGATGAAGCCCTAAACAAAATAGTAGAACGTATAAAACTAGTAGGCAGTACCCAAGGTGCAGATGCTATCTGTATGTATGGTTCTGGTCAATTTCATACTGAAGATTATTATACAGCACAAAAACTGCTCAAAGGTTGTCTAGGAACAAATAATTTTGACGCTAATTCTCGTCTGTGTATGTCTTCTGCTGTATCTGCGTACCAAGAAAGCTTGGGGAGTGATGGTCCACCCTGTTGTTATGATGACCTAGAAGAAACCGACTGTGCCTTTTTAATCGGTACTAACACAGCAGAATGTCACCCCATAGTCTTTAACCGTCTCCATAAACACCTCAAAAGAAATCGTAAAGCCAAACTAATCGTAGTCGATCCCCGTCGTACTAAAACCGCAGAAGCAGCTGATTTACACCTAGCTATCCAACCAGGAACAGACATTGACCTCCTCAATGGGATAGCCCACCTACTATTAAGATGGGGAGCAATTGACAGCTATTTTATCGATGAATGTACCCAAGGCTTTCCCCAATACGCCCAAATCATCGCCGAATATCCCCCAGAAAGAGTAGCCAAAACCTGTGGAATATCCGTTAATGAAATTATTCAAGCCGCTAAATACTGGAGTGAAGCCCATCGAGTATTATCTCTATGGTCTATGGGTATTAACCAATCCTCAGAAGGAACAGCTAAAGCTAGAACCCTAATTAATCTACACCTAATGACAGGGAATATAGGTAAACCAGGAGCTGGACCATTTTCCTTAACCGGTCAACCTAACGCCATGGGAGGAAGAGAAGCAGGAGGATTAGCCCAACTCTTACCAGGTTATCGTTCTGTAGTCAACGCCGAACACCGTCGCGAAGTAGAACAATTTTGGGGATTACCTTCAAATAGTATTTCCCCTCACAAAGGAAAAGATGTCTGGCAAATGATTATAGGGTTAGAACAACAAGAAGTAGGTTTACTGTGGATAGCAGCTACTAACCCCGCAGTGAGTATGCCAGATTTAGAACGTACCAAAGCAGCCCTACTTAAATCTCCCTTTACCATCTATCAAGACGCCTACTACCCCACAGAAACCTCAGCTTATGCTCATATTCTCTTACCTGCTGCTCAATGGAGTGAAAAAACAGGGACAATGACCAACTCTGAACGTATGGTTACTATCCTCCCTCAATTTCGCTTACCACCAGGAGAAGCTAAAGCCGATTGGCAAATCTTCGCCGAAGTCGGCAAAAGACTAGGATTTACGCAACAATTCAACTTTTCCGATGCTGCTGCTGTTCACGCTGAATTTGTCCAATTAACCCGAGGTCGTCTTTGTGACATGACGGGAATCACTCACGCTAAATTAAGTATTCATGGTCCAAGACAATGGCCCTGTAGTGAAGGACAATCAACAGATAATCAACGTTTATATACTGATTTTCGCTTTTTAACACCCGATGGGCGGGCTAGATTTGGCGCTTATCACTCGCGAGGATTAGCTGAACCACCTAACCCTGATTACCCCTATATTCTTACCGTAGGCAGACTCTATGGTCATTGGCATACCCAAACTCGCACAGGTCATATTGCTAAAATTAACAAAATGCACCCCCATCCCTTTTTAGAAATTCATCCCCGAGACGCAGCTAAGCTGAATATCAACGATACTGAATGGTTAGAAGTGCGATCACTTAGGGGTAAAGCACGTTTTCCCGTTCAAATCACTAAAAATATTACCCCAGGTACTGTCTTCGTACCTATGCACTGGGGTAGTCTTTGGGCTGATGACGCTGAAGCTAATAGTCTCACTCACCCCGAAGCTTGTCCTACTTCTCGACAACCAGAACTTAAAGCTTGTGCAGTACAGTTAATTCCTGTCAATAATCTTCAACAACCCCAGAAGACATCCTCTATGAGTTTGAGTAGTTTATGA